A genomic window from Populus alba chromosome 19, ASM523922v2, whole genome shotgun sequence includes:
- the LOC118054916 gene encoding disease resistance protein RPV1-like yields MAVFFLFLSIFLFVYIWRFIIRHRHMSPSPSTHSTLATAQPQVIKYDVFLSFRGEDTRVGFTSHLYAALDRKQILTFIDYQLRRGGEISASLLRTIEEAKLSVIVFTENYASSKWCLEELAKIFERRKNNGQIVIPVFYQVDPSHVRNQTGSFGGAFARLIRNKALTLEKVQSFRGALTDAANLSGWSLGNSELESEFIEKIVGDVMNKLQAMSSSHTTGLFGIDVRVNKVESLLNMKSPDVLILGIWGMGGIGKTTIAQVVCNKVRSRFEGIFFANFRQQSDLRRRFLKRLLGPETLNTMVSLSFRDTLVRDRLRRIKVFIVLDDVHDLTRLDEWRDLLEGRNSSFGPGSKVLITSRDKQVLKNVVDETYEVEGLNYEDAIQLFSSKALKNCIPTVDHRVLIDEIVRHVQGNPLALKVLGSSLYGKSIEEWRSALTKLAQDPQIERALRISYDGLDSDQKSLFLDIAHFFIRWEQDKATRILDGLYGRSVIFDITTLIDKCLISTPTSYRSCDILEMHDLLQEMAFNIVRAESKFPGKRSRLCHLPDVVHVLEENKGTEEIEGISLNTAMLSRHIHLKSDAFAMMDGLRFLHFNQYGPPGEDKILLPPTGLEYLPNKLRYLKWYGFPSKSLPPSFRAEHLVELELRGNLRKIDLSMAENLECLMLMDCPSLEQTSINEVPESVNRKLKRLYLSGCSKITEFPENLEYIEELNLSGTAIKEVPSSI; encoded by the exons ATGGCggtgtttttcttatttctctctatctttttgtttgtttatatctGGAGATTCATCATACGACACCGTCACATGTCTCCATCGCCATCTACTCATTCCACCTTAGCCACCGCCCAACCACAAGTAATTAAATATGATGTCTTCCTTAGTTTCAGGGGAGAAGACACTCGTGTTGGTTTTACCAGCCACCTCTATGCTGCTTTGGACCGGAAACAAATCCTAACTTTCATAGATTATCAGCTTCGGAGAGGAGGCGAGATTTCGGCATCACTTCTGAGAACAATTGAAGAGGCCAAGCTTTCTGTGATTGTTTTTACTGAAAACTATGCATCTTCCAAATGGTGCTTGGAGGAGCTTGCTAAGATTTTTGAACgtagaaaaaataatggacAGATAGTTATTCCGGTATTCTACCAGGTGGATCCATCCCATGTAAGAAATCAAACAGGTAGCTTTGGGGGTGCATTTGCTAGACTCATAAGGAATAAAGCTCTGACGTTGGAAAAAGTGCAGAGCTTCAGAGGCGCTTTGACGGATGCAGCCAATCTATCTGGATGGAGCTTAGGGAATTCTGA GCTGGAGTCtgaatttattgagaaaatCGTTGGAGATGTTATGAACAAATTGCAAGCCATGTCTTCAAGTCACACTACGGGTCTCTTTGGAATTGATGTTCGTGTTAACAAAGTTGAGTCTTTGTTAAATATGAAATCTCCAGATGTTCTCATTTTAGGGATATGGGGAATGGGTGGTATCGGTAAGACAACGATTGCTCAAGTTGTGTGCAACAAGGTTCGTTCTCGATTTGAAGGAATCTTTTTTGCAAACTTTAGACAACAATCTGATTTGCGAAgaagatttcttaaacggctgCTTGGCCCAGAAACTCTGAACACTATGGTCTCCTTGAGTTTCCGAGATACTTTGGTGAGGGATAGGCTTCGTCGTATAAAGGTTTTCATTGTTCTGGATGATGTGCATGATTTAACGCGTTTGGATGAATGGAGAGATTTGCTTGAGGGACGAAACAGTTCATTTGGTCCAGGCAGTAAAGTTCTCATAACAAGTAGGGACAAGCAAGTGCTTAAGAATGTAGTAGACGAAACATACGAGGTTGAGGGGTTGAACTATGAAGACGCTATTCAACTCTTTAGCTCAAAAGCCTTGAAGAATTGCATCCCCACCGTTGATCATAGAGTCTTGATAGATGAGATTGTAAGGCATGTACAAGGCAATCCGTTGGCTCTTAAAGTTTTGGGTTCCTCTCTCTATGGTAAGAGCATCGAAGAATGGCGCAGTGCATTGACTAAACTAGCTCAGGACCCTCAAATCGAAAGGGCGTTGAGAATTAGTTACGATGGGTTGGATTCAGATCAAAAATCTTTATTTCTTGACATAGCACATTTCTTCATAAGATGGGAGCAAGACAAAGCAACAAGAATATTAGATGGCTTATATGGTCGGTCTGTGATTTTCGATATAACCACGCTAATTGATAAGTGTCTCATAAGTACTCCAACTAGTTACCGTTCTTGTGACATTCTAGAAATGCATGATTTACTACAAGAAATGGCATTTAACATTGTTCGTGCAGAATCTAAGTTTCCTGGCAAACGTAGCAGGTTATGTCATCTTCCTGATGTCGTTCATGTATTGGAGGAAAATAAG GGAACTGAAGAAATTGAAGGCATATCTTTGAACACGGCCATGTTATCGAGACACATACACTTGAAATCTGATGCCTTCGCAATGATGGATGGTCTTAGATTTCTCCATTTCAATCAATATGGCCCCCCCGGAGAAGATAAAATTCTCCTTCCTCCTACTGGCCTCGAATATCTTCCTAATAAGCTGAGATATTTGAAATGGTATGGATTCCCTTCGAAATCCTTGCCCCCTTCTTTTCGTGCTGAACACCTTGTCGAGCTTGAGCTACGcggaaatttaagaaaaattgatctgtcAATGGCCGAAAATTTAGAGTGCTTAATGCTCATGGACTGTCCAAGTTTGGAGCAAACTTCCATCAATGAAGTTCCAGAATCAGTTAATCGCAAGTTGAAACGTCTTTATCTAAGTGGTTGCTCAAAGATCACCGAGTTTCCAGAGAATTTAGAGTATATAGAAGAATTAAATCTAAGTGGAACTGCTATTAAAGAGGTGCCCTCATCAATCTAG